Proteins encoded within one genomic window of Apis mellifera strain DH4 linkage group LG1, Amel_HAv3.1, whole genome shotgun sequence:
- the LOC410753 gene encoding TATA-box-binding protein — protein MTAIVQEDNELKKLLGNPVKNAGEDGLMGPPQSTNVPRPSTSQNVNPQSLISPMTPANSTKEVIEPCLQNVVSTVNLGIELPLMYINTRTRNSEYNPARFMGLIMRIRNPRATALIFHSGKIVCTGARSEEDSYLATRKFARIIQKLGFAAKFYNFKIQNIVATCDLKFPIKLENLNHIHGQFSSYEPELYPGLIYRMVSPRVVLLIFVNGKVVLTGAKNRTELQDALNNIYPILKSFRKQ, from the exons ATGACTGCAATTGTACAAGaagataatgaattaaaaaagttacttGGTAACCCTGTAAAAAATGCTGGGGAGGATGGTTTGATGGGTCCGCCGCAAtcg acTAATGTTCCACGACCAAGCACATCGCAAAATGTTAATCCACAATCATTGATAAGTCCGATGACTCCAGCTAATAGTACAAAAGAAGTGATAGAACCTTGTTTACA aaatgtagTTTCTACAGTTAACTTAGGCATAGAGTTAccattaatgtatattaatacaagAACAAGAAATTCTGAATATAATCCAGCAAGATTTATGGGTCTGATTATGAGGATTAGAAATCCTAGAGCTActgcattaatttttcattctggAAAAATAGTATGTACTGGTGCAAGAAGTGAAGAAGACTCCTATTTAGCAACAAGAAAGTTTGCAAGAATAATTCAGAAGTTAGGTTTTGCA gctaaattttataattttaaaatacaaaatatagttGCTACATGTgatctaaaatttccaattaaattagaaaatttaaatcatatacaTGGACAATTTTCTAGTTATGAACCTGAACTTTATCCAGGTCTTATATATAGAATGGTATCACCAAGAGTAGTATTgcttatatttgtaaatggaAAAGTTGTATTAACag gagCAAAAAATAGAACTGAATTGCAAGATgcacttaataatatatatccaatattgaaaagtttcagaaagcaataa